In one Dehalogenimonas formicexedens genomic region, the following are encoded:
- a CDS encoding helix-turn-helix domain-containing protein: MNNNTSLEQSIVKRLSEYRRLSGVTQEELATRIGTKQPVISEFERMMNPPTLGFIERVANALGVEIKIRIQPGHTDDIYGGS, encoded by the coding sequence ATGAATAATAATACCTCCCTGGAGCAGTCGATCGTAAAAAGATTATCAGAGTACAGGCGCCTAAGTGGCGTCACTCAGGAAGAATTAGCTACCCGCATTGGTACAAAACAACCCGTTATATCCGAGTTCGAACGTATGATGAATCCCCCCACATTGGGATTTATCGAAAGAGTCGCGAACGCACTTGGGGTTGAAATCAAAATCAGGATACAACCTGGCCATACTGATGACATATATGGAGGTTCCTAG
- a CDS encoding reductive dehalogenase: MKSHSTMSRRDFMKSIGLGSAAIAGMSASAPLFHDLDEMMSISAAETFNSTTSMQKRPWWVKEVDIPTVEIDLKLRTPYAGHLSVGLSPLYVSKEEIAAILASQQNNAIEGAKNNRPGFTLRDQVGAWASLDRGQTGYLKYPPEGFRTIKVTHETLGVPKWEGSETENAFMIRTFLRQFGAGAIGYARVDDNSVGPRKPLFNTHVRLENNPDYKYDANGTFVMPEKCKYAIVIYDRSPRDPNNYRRTVNSPQAFVSNMEKCEYGHKLQNFLWGLGYQSYWFEDGTTSKFTGTPTNVWGILSGIGEYNRIHNPVSQPEGETGNFASILFTDLPLPTTKPIDFGALEFCKTCGICADVCPAGAIPTVEEYREPTWDRATGPWSASNDHKGYPNKSIECVKWYFSNAVTAFAPASRPVGVCRRCSSHCVFSKDHKAWIHEVVKGVVSTTPVMNSFFTKMDTLSGYSDVISDEGRAEYWHQYLPAI, encoded by the coding sequence ATGAAATCGCATTCCACAATGAGTCGCCGAGATTTTATGAAATCTATAGGTTTAGGTTCTGCAGCCATAGCTGGCATGAGCGCAAGTGCTCCACTTTTCCATGATCTCGACGAAATGATGAGCATAAGTGCTGCCGAAACTTTTAACTCCACTACATCCATGCAAAAACGTCCTTGGTGGGTTAAAGAGGTTGACATTCCTACAGTAGAAATCGACTTGAAACTGCGCACCCCCTATGCGGGCCATCTATCTGTTGGTTTGTCTCCTCTATATGTTTCTAAAGAGGAGATTGCTGCCATCCTGGCTTCTCAACAGAACAATGCCATTGAAGGAGCTAAAAACAACCGGCCAGGTTTTACATTGCGTGATCAAGTTGGAGCCTGGGCTTCTTTGGATAGAGGACAAACAGGATATCTAAAATATCCGCCTGAAGGTTTTCGAACAATAAAAGTTACTCATGAAACCTTAGGTGTACCGAAGTGGGAAGGCTCCGAAACGGAAAACGCATTCATGATTCGAACTTTCCTGCGGCAATTTGGTGCAGGGGCAATTGGCTATGCAAGAGTGGATGATAACAGCGTCGGACCGCGTAAACCCCTTTTTAACACTCATGTAAGATTGGAGAACAACCCAGATTACAAGTATGACGCTAATGGTACATTCGTCATGCCAGAAAAGTGCAAGTATGCCATCGTGATTTACGATAGAAGTCCCCGAGATCCTAACAACTATCGTCGTACCGTCAACAGCCCTCAAGCCTTTGTATCAAATATGGAGAAATGTGAGTATGGTCATAAGCTTCAAAACTTCCTTTGGGGTTTAGGCTACCAATCTTATTGGTTTGAAGATGGCACAACAAGCAAATTCACAGGGACTCCGACGAATGTTTGGGGTATCCTCTCAGGCATAGGCGAATACAACCGAATTCACAATCCGGTCTCGCAACCCGAAGGTGAGACCGGTAATTTTGCCAGTATTCTCTTCACAGATTTGCCTCTACCTACTACTAAACCGATAGACTTTGGAGCTTTAGAATTCTGTAAAACCTGCGGTATTTGCGCCGACGTTTGCCCAGCCGGAGCAATTCCTACAGTAGAAGAGTATAGAGAGCCAACTTGGGATCGAGCAACTGGTCCCTGGAGTGCTTCCAATGACCATAAAGGATATCCTAATAAATCCATTGAATGCGTAAAGTGGTATTTTTCTAATGCAGTTACAGCCTTCGCTCCTGCCTCTCGCCCAGTTGGTGTGTGTCGTCGATGTTCCAGCCATTGTGTCTTTAGTAAAGATCATAAAGCTTGGATTCATGAAGTAGTTAAGGGTGTAGTGTCCACTACTCCTGTGATGAACAGCTTCTTTACTAAAATGGATACGCTATCCGGTTACAGTGACGTCATCTCAGATGAAGGCAGGGCTGAATATTGGCACCAGTACCTGCCCGCTATTTAA
- a CDS encoding DUF2177 family protein, which yields MSFFKLALVYVITLIVFLGIDALWLGVISKNFYRTHLGGLLRDSFNMAPAILFYLLYVIGLMVFVIVPAVNNSSIAQAVGLGILFGLVAYATYDLSNFATLKNWPLTIVVSDLGWGMFISGIVSVVGYLVGNALK from the coding sequence ATGAGTTTCTTTAAATTAGCTCTGGTTTATGTGATCACTCTGATCGTTTTTCTGGGAATCGATGCGCTTTGGCTAGGGGTTATTTCCAAGAACTTTTACAGAACCCATCTTGGCGGTTTACTTAGAGATTCCTTTAACATGGCTCCGGCAATTCTATTTTACCTCCTTTACGTTATTGGTTTGATGGTGTTTGTGATCGTCCCGGCAGTTAACAACAGTTCAATAGCCCAGGCGGTTGGTCTTGGAATTCTTTTTGGTCTGGTTGCCTACGCAACCTATGATCTAAGTAATTTTGCGACTTTGAAGAACTGGCCTCTAACTATTGTCGTCTCAGATCTAGGCTGGGGGATGTTTATCAGTGGAATAGTATCAGTTGTAGGTTATTTAGTCGGCAATGCTTTGAAGTAG
- a CDS encoding pyridoxamine 5'-phosphate oxidase family protein, with product MAKMSKEVIGLFQDPGVPKMVATISRAGELNVTPKTSMTAIDDETLAFADLYGRTTRTFKNLEETKKVAIVAMKLPVAQPFTTYQVKGTFQKYLTSGPVFDTFAKALKEAMGVTISGVGTVKVDAVYSQSPQDKGKLMA from the coding sequence ATGGCCAAGATGTCAAAAGAGGTTATTGGACTGTTTCAAGATCCCGGAGTCCCCAAGATGGTGGCAACGATAAGCCGTGCTGGTGAACTCAATGTCACCCCCAAAACGAGTATGACAGCAATTGACGACGAAACGCTTGCTTTCGCCGACTTGTACGGCCGCACCACAAGGACATTCAAGAATCTCGAGGAAACAAAAAAGGTGGCGATTGTGGCAATGAAATTGCCGGTTGCTCAACCATTCACCACTTACCAGGTTAAAGGCACCTTTCAGAAATACCTAACTTCTGGGCCAGTGTTTGATACATTCGCTAAGGCTCTCAAAGAAGCTATGGGGGTGACTATTAGTGGAGTCGGCACGGTTAAAGTGGATGCCGTATATTCCCAGTCACCGCAGGATAAGGGGAAGCTAATGGCTTAG
- a CDS encoding Crp/Fnr family transcriptional regulator, with protein sequence MTYLNCMADMWLFESLEEREKGEIRKLFRRSEYLKDEYLFIEGEPANSVFIVTKGRVKLIKTSEYGKEIVLGYLTANQLFGEEVLFDDSLRTFGAVAEEDSRLCSCYKSDFEGFLTQNSQLSLKVIKTLGDKIRRITEQLADVAIYDTRSSLCRTLARLATEHGQETLDGMKLNFRLTHDDLGALVGASRVMVTNVMKSLKLAGIVKVDFDHKLVVSKWFLSEPLSKETLPIKGHTASCDCFQRTQ encoded by the coding sequence ATGACGTACTTGAACTGTATGGCGGATATGTGGCTATTTGAATCTCTGGAAGAGCGAGAAAAGGGAGAAATCCGTAAACTTTTTCGACGGTCAGAATATCTTAAGGACGAATACCTGTTTATCGAAGGTGAACCGGCTAACTCTGTGTTCATTGTGACTAAAGGCAGGGTGAAACTGATAAAGACCTCGGAGTATGGTAAGGAAATTGTCCTTGGGTATTTGACCGCCAATCAATTGTTTGGGGAAGAAGTTCTCTTCGATGATTCGTTACGCACCTTTGGTGCCGTTGCCGAGGAGGACTCTCGGCTATGTTCCTGTTATAAGAGTGATTTTGAGGGATTCCTTACGCAGAATAGCCAACTATCGCTAAAAGTGATTAAAACCCTGGGAGACAAGATTAGGCGGATAACCGAGCAACTGGCCGACGTCGCTATTTATGACACCCGCTCCAGCCTTTGTCGCACATTAGCTCGGCTTGCCACGGAACACGGCCAGGAAACCCTAGATGGGATGAAACTGAACTTCAGGTTGACTCATGATGATCTTGGCGCCTTGGTTGGGGCCTCCCGGGTCATGGTTACAAACGTTATGAAGTCACTTAAACTTGCCGGCATTGTGAAGGTCGATTTCGATCACAAGTTGGTGGTAAGTAAATGGTTTTTAAGTGAACCTTTGTCAAAAGAAACCCTCCCTATTAAGGGTCACACTGCGAGCTGCGATTGTTTCCAGAGGACTCAATAA
- a CDS encoding reductive dehalogenase domain-containing protein, which yields MDKYHSPISNKDLMQSLSSSQKGQGEANEFRDLDEMLNASELNKPWFVKETDVPTVEIDLKLHSPYPQSANVYDINAFFRYLDNPKMEAEIISNSKLRERDGIVRQLPGNSLRDISLVKTLISDYYYDLPSPVGGFRSIPSPKDYGVPRWEGTPEDNAKMIRTVAKATGCSYVGFLDLSDTRLGPVTNLFYSEMAVKFEDGIEDYKLQGLNTICYPRNCRYLIVLVPQMKSIYKRFGNFTTLATAGQDSTDKVLHLAKMMNFLHGIGYLGFEIRSPLPPLEIMTGIGEYNRTHGPPITPAFGNECLSGTFSILTDLPLAPSRPIDMGILKYCENCLKCAIACPSGAIDNDKLPSWEINTGPWNASNDHKGYKNNSFKCMEFIVNHIATGFRPRLMGHCMNCVYSCPFTKAKMLDNRLKALPNTVPLRIDRENTRHFWEIDMPEFGMMSILNPPEIDKP from the coding sequence ATGGATAAATATCATTCTCCGATCAGTAACAAGGATCTCATGCAGAGCCTTTCTTCGTCCCAGAAAGGCCAAGGAGAGGCTAACGAATTTCGCGATTTAGATGAGATGTTGAATGCTTCGGAGTTAAATAAGCCATGGTTTGTTAAAGAAACTGACGTCCCTACTGTAGAAATTGATTTGAAACTACACAGCCCTTACCCTCAGTCAGCCAACGTATATGATATTAATGCGTTTTTCAGATATCTAGATAATCCCAAAATGGAAGCTGAGATCATCAGCAATAGCAAACTCCGTGAAAGAGATGGTATTGTACGCCAATTGCCAGGGAACTCTTTACGTGATATCTCTCTCGTTAAGACCCTAATCTCCGATTATTATTACGACCTGCCTTCTCCAGTCGGAGGATTTCGTTCAATCCCGTCTCCAAAAGATTATGGGGTACCACGTTGGGAAGGCACACCGGAAGATAATGCCAAGATGATCCGAACGGTGGCGAAAGCCACCGGCTGTTCTTACGTAGGGTTTCTCGACCTAAGTGACACCAGATTAGGTCCTGTGACAAACTTATTTTACTCCGAAATGGCTGTAAAATTTGAGGACGGAATCGAAGATTATAAGCTTCAAGGACTGAATACAATCTGCTACCCCCGTAACTGTAGATATTTGATCGTCCTTGTTCCACAAATGAAGAGCATTTATAAGAGATTCGGTAACTTCACGACACTCGCAACAGCGGGGCAAGACTCGACAGACAAGGTCCTACATTTAGCAAAAATGATGAATTTCTTGCATGGTATTGGATACCTTGGATTCGAAATAAGATCACCTCTGCCTCCTTTGGAGATAATGACCGGGATCGGAGAATATAACCGAACCCACGGACCCCCTATCACCCCGGCTTTTGGCAACGAATGTTTGTCTGGTACTTTTAGTATTCTCACTGACTTGCCTTTAGCACCGAGCAGACCGATTGATATGGGGATCTTGAAATACTGTGAAAATTGCCTAAAATGTGCGATTGCTTGCCCGTCTGGTGCGATTGATAATGACAAATTACCAAGTTGGGAAATTAATACTGGACCCTGGAATGCATCCAATGATCACAAAGGATATAAAAATAATTCCTTTAAATGCATGGAATTCATCGTCAACCATATTGCAACTGGATTCCGGCCAAGATTGATGGGCCATTGCATGAACTGCGTGTATTCTTGTCCATTTACAAAAGCCAAAATGCTTGATAACCGCCTCAAAGCGTTGCCTAACACCGTACCGTTGAGGATAGATCGAGAGAATACCCGACATTTTTGGGAAATTGACATGCCGGAATTTGGAATGATGTCGATCCTTAATCCACCGGAAATAGATAAACCATAA
- a CDS encoding reductive dehalogenase domain-containing protein, whose translation MLVKHKLNEKERGYSRRDFLKITGGSGIGFASLAAVAAIKELPGTNEGMLFNSRLKDPYLPQYPTEYPWWVKEIDDTANSLGTTEIVPNELALGSTKVNGQYQPFTDGRQDGFQAVGNAATNQDWSGEWGKIAQEAVTSRNEWIANMTPEELQDYRFGTAIVQASDHWHVNTAEKNWIKLPINAAKVEISAEEMTVKLKGVAHWFGVDQIRVCAIDDKMKPFLYKVAATSGTLRGYRPKGWIDPGRPVAWPYPYKYAIVMGIFTSLPTHRAGVGPLANASTATTCSDQDVYSKYMESTIRGLGYDAYGMIIADEDCCETPFAIRAGLAEAGRSGLAIAPWGAGLRTIVVATNAPLVPDKPINFGLREFCKVCGRCSANCVSQVIGKDPEPSLINGAYKWEYDGFQCMKQRTAFGCQFCVSVCPWSSPNTPTHDIGRVLASIPMLAPMMVKVADITYGKYPRGENADKWQPWHTPADWAPWRT comes from the coding sequence ATGCTCGTCAAACACAAATTGAATGAAAAAGAGAGAGGTTATAGTCGTAGAGACTTCTTGAAGATTACGGGTGGGTCAGGTATCGGTTTCGCTTCCTTGGCTGCCGTAGCTGCAATTAAAGAACTGCCAGGAACTAATGAAGGAATGCTCTTCAATAGCCGTCTTAAAGATCCCTATTTGCCCCAGTATCCAACCGAATATCCTTGGTGGGTCAAAGAGATAGATGACACTGCGAATTCGCTGGGTACAACTGAAATAGTACCTAATGAGCTTGCTTTGGGATCAACAAAAGTGAACGGTCAATACCAACCCTTTACCGACGGGCGACAAGACGGTTTTCAGGCTGTAGGTAATGCTGCAACGAATCAAGACTGGTCCGGGGAATGGGGTAAAATTGCGCAGGAGGCGGTTACCTCTCGTAATGAATGGATAGCCAACATGACACCAGAGGAATTGCAAGACTACCGTTTCGGGACAGCGATAGTCCAAGCCTCGGATCATTGGCATGTTAACACCGCAGAGAAGAATTGGATTAAACTCCCAATTAATGCGGCGAAGGTTGAAATTTCTGCCGAAGAGATGACTGTGAAGTTAAAAGGTGTGGCGCACTGGTTTGGTGTAGATCAAATTCGTGTCTGTGCAATTGACGATAAAATGAAACCGTTTCTTTACAAAGTTGCTGCAACTTCAGGCACCTTACGTGGTTACCGTCCCAAAGGTTGGATAGATCCTGGCAGACCTGTGGCTTGGCCCTATCCCTACAAATATGCAATTGTAATGGGCATTTTCACAAGTTTACCAACCCACCGTGCTGGGGTGGGCCCCCTTGCCAATGCATCAACAGCAACAACTTGCAGTGATCAAGATGTCTATTCCAAATACATGGAGTCTACTATCCGAGGCTTGGGTTACGACGCCTATGGCATGATCATTGCAGATGAGGATTGTTGTGAGACTCCTTTTGCAATTAGAGCGGGGTTAGCTGAGGCTGGGCGATCCGGTCTAGCTATTGCACCTTGGGGTGCTGGATTACGGACTATAGTTGTTGCAACGAACGCACCACTCGTCCCTGACAAGCCGATAAATTTTGGTTTGCGAGAATTTTGCAAAGTATGCGGTCGGTGCTCAGCCAATTGCGTATCACAAGTTATCGGAAAAGATCCAGAACCATCTTTGATTAACGGTGCCTATAAGTGGGAATATGATGGGTTTCAATGTATGAAACAAAGAACGGCATTCGGCTGTCAATTCTGTGTCAGTGTCTGTCCATGGAGTTCACCAAACACTCCAACTCACGATATTGGTCGCGTATTAGCTAGTATACCGATGCTTGCTCCGATGATGGTCAAGGTGGCAGATATTACTTATGGTAAGTATCCTAGGGGTGAAAATGCCGACAAATGGCAACCTTGGCACACACCTGCGGACTGGGCACCCTGGCGAACTTAG
- a CDS encoding response regulator transcription factor, producing the protein MKVLIIEDDQQIIDTVSLVLRLVWPDVALFSTPYGKKGIELVERHMPDSILLDLGLPDIDGYEVLKQIRAFTSIPVIVITVRDEEISLIKAFEMNADDYLIKPFRQMELIARLKSAMKKRSFFEEDLTISCNNIHYGSSINEVYIGNIKRELTSTEGRLLYHLLKKAGKIITKVELAEMIWGEFIPGSSENIKNYICRLRKKIEDDPNNPKIIVSRRGIGYTIPLSRNFT; encoded by the coding sequence GTGAAAGTATTAATTATCGAGGATGACCAGCAAATTATCGATACGGTCTCACTAGTATTAAGGTTAGTTTGGCCGGATGTCGCTTTATTTTCAACCCCTTATGGTAAAAAGGGGATTGAATTGGTTGAGAGACATATGCCTGATTCAATTCTTCTTGATCTTGGTCTCCCAGATATCGACGGATATGAGGTATTAAAACAAATACGTGCCTTTACGAGTATCCCGGTAATTGTAATTACAGTGCGAGATGAAGAGATATCATTGATTAAAGCTTTCGAGATGAATGCGGATGACTATCTCATCAAACCTTTTAGACAAATGGAATTGATAGCAAGACTAAAATCTGCGATGAAAAAACGTTCTTTTTTTGAAGAGGATCTCACGATATCATGCAACAATATCCACTATGGTTCTTCCATCAATGAGGTTTACATTGGGAATATCAAGCGGGAACTGACCTCTACGGAAGGTAGGTTGTTGTACCACCTGCTAAAAAAGGCGGGAAAGATCATAACCAAGGTTGAGCTTGCTGAAATGATTTGGGGTGAATTCATTCCAGGTTCCTCAGAAAATATTAAAAATTATATATGCCGTTTACGGAAAAAAATTGAAGATGATCCCAATAACCCCAAAATTATTGTCAGTCGCAGGGGCATAGGATACACTATCCCTCTATCACGTAATTTCACCTAA
- a CDS encoding adenosylcobalamin-dependent ribonucleoside-diphosphate reductase, giving the protein MVLEITREIESALTPNALRVLEKRYLRRDRNGRITETPEQMFRRVARFVAQAEKQYRPEVEVDTIADEFYRAMASLEFLPNSPTLLNAGTETGQLSSCFVLPVPDSLEETFDAVKYTAMIHKSGGGIGFNVSHIRPTGSAVGEHFDAAGGPVALIHVFAGAADYIRQGGVRRGCNSVVMSVSHPDILHFINAKSNPSLLTNFYNSVSVTDDFMDKVRSGDDYCLIDPNTGRAVGSLNASAVFKRIVDQAWSTGDPGLVFIDRINRDNPTPSLGRLETITGCGEQALLPYESCNLGSINLAAMLKEKGGTLSIDFNKLARLIPIAVRFLDNVIDVNKFPVPVIERTTRLTRKIGLGVMGFADMLIQLGVSYNSTKAITMAEEIMEFISERAKEASYNLALERGVFPAWSGSIYEKRGLPMRNASCTTIAPTGTISIIAGVSSGIEPIFAAVFVRNILDGENLLEINPYFERIARERGFYSRELIEQLVTSNHLHSRKEVPEDVRKIFVTAHRVSPEWHVRIQAAFQRHIDNAVSKTVNFPKSASREDIARVFMMAWEWGLKGITVYRDRSRQSQPLCINEIGKYLIEDLFNQSQTSER; this is encoded by the coding sequence ATGGTCCTTGAAATAACCAGAGAAATTGAATCAGCCCTCACCCCCAACGCTCTCCGAGTGCTGGAGAAACGTTATCTTAGGCGTGATCGCAATGGCCGGATCACTGAGACACCGGAGCAAATGTTCCGCCGCGTCGCCCGATTTGTCGCCCAAGCCGAGAAACAATATCGCCCGGAAGTTGAAGTCGATACCATCGCCGATGAATTCTACCGGGCTATGGCTTCTCTTGAATTCCTGCCCAACTCCCCCACCCTTCTTAACGCCGGCACCGAGACTGGGCAGCTTTCATCGTGCTTCGTGCTCCCGGTGCCAGATTCCTTGGAAGAGACCTTCGATGCTGTGAAATATACTGCAATGATCCATAAAAGCGGTGGGGGCATCGGCTTCAACGTGTCGCATATTAGACCCACGGGCAGCGCCGTCGGTGAACACTTTGATGCCGCCGGTGGTCCGGTGGCTCTAATCCACGTCTTTGCCGGAGCTGCGGACTACATCCGCCAAGGCGGAGTCAGGCGTGGCTGCAACTCGGTTGTTATGAGCGTATCCCATCCCGATATTCTCCATTTCATCAATGCCAAGAGCAACCCGAGCCTTCTAACCAATTTCTATAATTCTGTTTCGGTAACCGATGACTTCATGGATAAAGTCAGATCCGGCGACGATTACTGCCTCATCGACCCCAACACCGGTCGAGCCGTCGGTAGTCTCAATGCCTCTGCCGTGTTTAAGCGTATCGTCGACCAGGCCTGGAGCACCGGCGACCCCGGTCTCGTCTTTATAGACCGCATCAACCGCGATAATCCCACGCCCAGCTTGGGCCGGTTAGAAACAATCACCGGCTGTGGAGAGCAGGCTTTACTCCCCTACGAGTCCTGCAACCTCGGCTCCATCAATCTCGCCGCCATGCTTAAAGAGAAGGGTGGCACCCTCTCCATTGATTTTAATAAGTTGGCGCGGTTGATCCCGATCGCTGTCCGCTTCTTGGATAACGTCATCGACGTCAACAAGTTCCCTGTCCCGGTGATCGAACGCACAACCAGACTAACAAGGAAGATCGGCCTTGGCGTCATGGGCTTTGCCGATATGCTCATCCAGCTGGGTGTATCTTACAACTCGACCAAAGCTATCACAATGGCTGAGGAAATAATGGAGTTTATCTCCGAACGCGCCAAGGAAGCCTCTTACAACCTCGCTCTCGAAAGGGGGGTCTTCCCCGCCTGGTCCGGTAGTATCTATGAAAAACGCGGCCTCCCCATGAGGAACGCCTCCTGCACTACCATCGCCCCGACCGGAACCATCTCCATTATCGCCGGGGTCTCGTCAGGCATCGAACCTATCTTCGCCGCGGTTTTTGTGAGAAACATCCTCGATGGCGAAAATCTCCTCGAGATCAACCCTTATTTTGAACGAATCGCCCGGGAGCGCGGCTTTTACTCCCGTGAGCTTATAGAGCAACTAGTGACCTCTAACCACCTGCACAGCCGGAAAGAAGTGCCGGAAGACGTTCGGAAAATCTTTGTTACCGCCCACCGTGTTTCGCCTGAATGGCATGTCCGTATCCAGGCGGCGTTCCAGCGGCATATCGATAATGCCGTAAGTAAGACGGTGAACTTCCCCAAGAGTGCCAGCCGTGAAGATATCGCCCGGGTCTTTATGATGGCCTGGGAGTGGGGTCTGAAGGGAATTACGGTATATCGGGACAGGAGCCGTCAATCACAACCCCTATGTATTAACGAAATAGGTAAGTATTTAATAGAAGACTTATTTAACCAAAGTCAAACAAGCGAGAGGTGA
- a CDS encoding PAS domain-containing sensor histidine kinase encodes MNNKIGIISCSFILKHVKSVLLNNDGFKIYPLVPACLFKVSPTLLRHVFDQAAIENRVSLVAYGYCHKDLPAIFDEYKDHVVKIPGDNCWEMLLGINTFREYVNEGSWLLRTAVCNEWRGETFIAYGSLNPSFNLVKGCNTQKITACRFEPEKPRDSEVYSFAQAFDTPPQVVECNLTHFKALIQQGINDAHKLALDSFVVKTSPKSQKIDKTMPSEICDIGFQYDIYSKYITFISPKVTQLLGFTPSEFMKYFINDPEHYYYFDSDTQTQLISQRYTFVSNCISKGMQYPLSIEYRAKRKDGEIIWIKEHIYPRYNDDGSVSNRFEGKLEDISHWKSVELNLKHLYEQEAAAKSALQNEIDKRVEFTRALVHELKTPLTPILLASDTLANNICEKQWLPLIECINKGATDLSGRIDEILDLARGEVGILRVDCSPFSINDLISEIVHSFALRAKNNNQRLLQRLDKTIPFAMADSKRIKQVLMNLIDNAIKYSGERTTITLSTSMLNEKLAVMVQDDGPGIPEERQPDLFIPYKCTNKLSGLGIGLALSKKIVELHEGKIWVVNNQSGGCAFYFTLPVMVTPNAQKATCESINYRG; translated from the coding sequence ATGAATAATAAAATCGGTATCATATCTTGTTCATTCATACTTAAGCATGTTAAATCTGTGTTACTGAATAACGATGGATTCAAAATATACCCTTTAGTACCAGCCTGTCTGTTCAAGGTATCCCCAACTTTACTCCGACATGTCTTCGATCAAGCAGCTATCGAAAATCGGGTCTCGCTTGTGGCTTATGGATATTGCCACAAGGATTTACCTGCAATATTTGATGAATATAAAGATCATGTTGTTAAAATCCCAGGCGATAATTGTTGGGAAATGCTATTAGGTATTAATACTTTCCGAGAATATGTCAATGAGGGAAGTTGGCTTCTAAGGACTGCAGTTTGTAACGAATGGCGTGGCGAAACCTTTATTGCTTACGGATCTCTTAACCCAAGCTTCAACCTAGTAAAAGGCTGTAACACACAAAAAATTACAGCTTGTAGGTTTGAACCTGAGAAACCACGTGATTCTGAAGTTTACTCTTTCGCACAAGCCTTTGATACTCCTCCTCAAGTTGTTGAGTGTAACTTAACGCATTTTAAAGCTTTGATTCAGCAGGGAATCAATGATGCGCATAAATTAGCTCTTGACAGTTTTGTCGTAAAAACATCTCCCAAATCACAGAAAATAGACAAAACTATGCCAAGTGAAATATGCGATATTGGATTCCAATATGATATCTATTCTAAATATATTACTTTTATTAGTCCAAAAGTTACCCAACTATTGGGTTTTACCCCTTCGGAATTTATGAAATACTTTATCAATGATCCTGAACACTATTATTACTTCGATAGTGATACTCAAACACAACTTATCTCGCAAAGATACACATTCGTTTCTAATTGTATCTCCAAAGGCATGCAGTATCCACTATCGATTGAATACAGAGCAAAAAGAAAAGATGGAGAAATTATATGGATCAAAGAACATATATATCCCCGGTATAATGATGATGGCAGTGTCAGTAACCGTTTTGAAGGAAAGCTAGAAGATATTTCACACTGGAAAAGCGTGGAACTTAATTTAAAACACCTGTATGAACAGGAGGCTGCAGCAAAGTCAGCGTTACAGAATGAAATTGATAAGCGTGTAGAATTCACTCGGGCTTTGGTCCATGAATTGAAAACCCCTCTAACTCCAATATTACTGGCAAGCGATACACTTGCCAATAATATTTGCGAGAAACAATGGCTTCCGTTAATTGAGTGTATCAATAAAGGAGCCACCGATTTGAGTGGCAGGATTGATGAAATCCTTGATTTAGCTCGAGGTGAAGTCGGTATATTGAGGGTAGATTGTTCGCCTTTTAGTATAAATGATTTGATCTCAGAAATAGTGCACTCTTTTGCACTGCGGGCTAAGAATAATAACCAGCGTCTATTACAAAGACTAGATAAAACTATTCCCTTTGCAATGGCAGATAGCAAACGAATAAAACAGGTCTTGATGAATCTTATCGATAATGCCATCAAATATTCTGGTGAACGAACAACTATCACCTTGAGTACCAGTATGTTGAATGAAAAGTTGGCTGTAATGGTACAAGATGATGGACCAGGCATTCCTGAGGAAAGACAACCGGATCTTTTTATTCCATATAAATGTACAAATAAACTCAGTGGTCTCGGAATAGGACTCGCACTTTCTAAAAAGATTGTCGAGCTCCATGAGGGAAAGATTTGGGTGGTTAATAATCAAAGCGGTGGCTGTGCATTTTATTTTACCCTTCCAGTCATGGTTACACCCAATGCTCAAAAGGCTACGTGTGAAAGTATTAATTATCGAGGATGA